The window ATCGCGCCGGGGTTTGTCGGCCGCGACACGCTGCATTTCGCCGTCGACGACGCAAGGCTGATGCTGCCCTATCTCGCCTTCGCCGGCCCTGTCACTGTGATGATGGCGCTGCTCAATGCGCAGGGACGCTTCGCGCTGACGGCGTTCTCGCCACTGCTGTTCAACATTGCGCTGATCGCGGTGATGGCCGCGCTGCTGGCGCGGCAGCAGCAGCCGGTGCAGGCTGCGCTGGTGATGGCCGCGACGATCGGCGTCGCCGGCTTGCTACAACTCTCGATGCTGGCGCTGCGCGGCGCAAAACTCGCCGCGCCGCTCCGCGTCTCCTTCGACCCCGAGATGCGCGGCTTTCTTGGCCGCGCGGTCCCCGGCATGGTCGCGAGCAGCGCGCCGCAATGGCTGATAGTGGCGGGCGCGGTGATCGCATCGACCTCGCCATCGGCGGTGTCCTGGCTCTATTTCGCCAACCGCCTGCTCGAGCTGCCGCTCGGCATCGTCGGCGTTGCCATGGGCACGGTGCTGATCCCGGAGATGACGCGCGCGGTAGGCAGCGGCGAGCCCGCCGCGATCGCGCATGCGGAATCGCGCGGGCTCGAACTCGCGGTCGGGCTCGCTTTGCCCGCAACGCTCGGCCTGATGGTGCTGAGCGAGCCGATCGTGCGGATGCTGTTCGAGCATGGCGCATTCACCGGGCAAGATACCGCGGCCACCGCGCAGGCCTTGATCTGGCTGACGCTCGCTTTGCCGGCGCATGTGCTGGTGAAGGCGTTGTCGCCGGCGTTCTTTGCGCGCGAGGACACGCTGACGCCGCTATTTGCGATGCTGAAGGCCGTTGTGGTCGCGATCGCGGCGGCCTTCCTGCTCGGCCATATGTTCGGCGCGAGCGGAATCGCGGCGGGCGTTGCGCTCGGCGCCTGGAGCAATGCGCTGGCGCTGATCCGCAAAGGTGCCGCGACCTTCGGCTTTTCGATCGATGCCGAGGCGCGCCGCCGGCTGCCACGCATCCTGGCCGCAGCGCTCGCGATGGGCGCCCTGCTCTGGCTCGCGGCAGGCGCGCTGCCGGCCGCCGGCAGCCACGGTTTCGTGCAGGCGGCCTCCCTCCTCGTGCTGATCGCGGCCGGGATCGCCAGTTACGGGCTCCTCTTGCAGCTTTTCGGCGTCACAGGCTGGCGTGAGGCGGTTAACGCCGTCAGGCAAAGACGCCCGGCCTGACTTGCGCACGCGGGGCTTAAGTGGCAAACGACGCCGCCAAAGCCGCAATTTCCGGGAATTAGACCATGGCGTTCATTGAACGGGTTTTCTCAGGCGTCCAGCCGACGGGCAATCTGCACCTCGGCAACTACCTCGGCGCCATCGTCAACTTCGTGAAGATGCAGCAGACCCACAACTGCATCTATTGCGTCGTCGACATGCATGCGATCACGCAAGGCGTCGAGGTCTGGGGCGGCCCGGCCGAGCTCGCGCGCAACACCCGCGAGGTGACCGCGGCCTTCATCGCCTCCGGCATCGATGCCAAGAAGCACATCGTGTTCAACCAGAGCCAGATCGCCGGCCATGCCGAGCTGACCTGGATCTTCAACTGCGTCGCGCGCATCGGCTGGCTGAACCGCATGACGCAGTTCAAGGAGAAGGCCGGCAAGGACCGCGAGAACGCCTCCGTCGGCCTCTATGACTATCCGGTGCTGATGGCTGCCGACATCCTGCTGTATCGCGCGACCCATGTGCCGGTCGGCGAGGACCAGAAGCAGCATCTGGAGCTGTCCCGCGACATCGCGCAGAAGTTCAACAACGATTTCGGCGATTCGATCCGTGGCCATGGCTTTGCCGACGGCCTGTTCTTCCCGCAGCCGGAGCCGCTGATCACGGGACCCGCGACGCGGGTGATGAGCCTGCGCGACGGCACCAAGAAGATGTCGAAGTCGGATGCATCGGACAATTCGCGCATCAACCTCACCGACGACGCCGACACCATCGCGCAGAAGATCCGCAAGGCGAAGACCGATCCGGAGCCGCTGCCGTCGGAGGAAAAGGGTCTCGAGACCCGCCCCGAGGCCGACAATCTGGTCGGCATCTACGCGGCGCTCGCCGGCGTCTCCAAGCAGGAGGTGCTGACCCAGTTCGGCGGGGGGCAGTTCTCGAGCTTCAAGAACGCGCTGGTCGATGTTTGCGTCGCAAAACTGGCGCCGATCGCCTCCGAGATGAAGAAGCTGGTCGCCGATCCCGGCCATGTCGATTCGATCCTGGTCGACGGCGCCAACCGCGCCCGCGGCATCGCCGACGAGACCATGCGCCTCACCAAGGACATCGTCGGCTTCATCCGCCCACGCTGACATCGCCGGCAGAACTGCGCGCGCCCTCTCCCCAACAGGGAGGGAGTGTGGCAGCATGGGTCTCATTTGAGCATGATCTTTTCGGAAAACCGCTGCGCACTTTTCCGGATCATGCTTGTTGGTTCAGCACCGGGACATGCATGACCGCCCAGCGACGAAGCTACGAGACAGGTCACAAGCCGAAATGCCTCGTCATCGTTGACGACACCGCGGAATGGGACCGCGCGGTCTACTACGCCAGCCGGTGGGCCATCCGGGTCGGCGGCGGCGTTCTGATGCTGCGGGTGATCGAGACGGAGGACCAGAACCAGCAATGGCTGGGGGTCGCCGACATCATGCGCGCGGAGGCCGAGGAAGCCGCCAACGAGGCGCTCGATCGCGCCGCCGGCCGCGCCAACGGCATCGCCGCGATTACGCCGGAGCGGGTGATTCGGGAGGGTGACCCGACCGAGCAGATCCTCGACGTGATCGACAAGGACGTCGATATCGCGATGCTGGTGCTGGCCGCCAACCCGGGCGCCGAGGGGCCCGGACCGATCATCACAACCATGGCCAAGACCATGGGGGCATTCCCGATCCCGGTAACCATTGTGCCCGGCGGCCTGACCGACGCCGAGATCGACGCCCTGTCCTAGCGTTATCGGCCTCGAAGCCGCTCCAGAGCATGGATTGGGGCCTGGAACCGCGGTTTTGCAGCTTGATCGCGGGCTTTTTAATTGCCATCTGACTCCTTGATTTGACGCGTTTTCTTCACGCGACCCGGTGTCGTTTCGCTCGAAAACGCTATAATGGAACCCAACGCGCCGGCCTTGAACCGGCGACGCCGGAGACAGCAAATGTTCATTCAGACCGAAGCCACGCCCAATCCCGCCACCCTGAAATTCATCCCGGGCCGTACGGTGCTCGACAGCGGCACCATGGAATTCTCCTCGCCCGAATCCGCCGCGCGCTCGCCGCTCGCCGAACGGCTGTTCGCCGTGTCCGGCGTCACCGGCGTGTTCTACGGCGCCGACTTCGTCACCGTGACCAAAGCGGACGGCGACTGGCAGCACCTCAAGCCCGCGATCCTCGGCGCCATCATGGAGCATTACATGTCCGGCGCGCCGCTGCTCGCCGACGGCACCGCTGGCAGCGACGACGCACGCGACGAAGAAGACGAGTTCTTCGACGAGGCCGACGCCGAGACGGTCGAGCAGATCAAGGACCTGATCGAGACCCGCGTGCGTCCGGCGGTTGCCAATGACGGCGGCGACATCACCTTCCGCGGCTTCAAGGACGGCATCGTCTATCTCAACATGAAGGGCTCCTGCGCCGGCTGCCCGTCATCGACCGCGACCCTGCAACACGGCATCCAGAACCTGCTGCGGCACTTCGTGCCTGACGTGCAGGAAGTCCGGCCGATGTGATGGAGCGGCGAATGGCGCATGGCGGATCGCGAATAGCGTTCTCCTCGAATTCCCTGTTCGCCACTTCGTATTCGCCATTCGCCCTCCCATGATGATTCTCGCGATCGATACGGCGCTCGACGCCTGCTCCGCGGCGGTGCTCGACACCACGTCCGGCAATACCATCGCCATCGAATCACAGGCGATGCAGCGTGGCCATGCCGAGGCGCTGATGCCGTTGATCGCGCGGGTGATGAAGG of the Bradyrhizobium quebecense genome contains:
- the trpS gene encoding tryptophan--tRNA ligase; this translates as MAFIERVFSGVQPTGNLHLGNYLGAIVNFVKMQQTHNCIYCVVDMHAITQGVEVWGGPAELARNTREVTAAFIASGIDAKKHIVFNQSQIAGHAELTWIFNCVARIGWLNRMTQFKEKAGKDRENASVGLYDYPVLMAADILLYRATHVPVGEDQKQHLELSRDIAQKFNNDFGDSIRGHGFADGLFFPQPEPLITGPATRVMSLRDGTKKMSKSDASDNSRINLTDDADTIAQKIRKAKTDPEPLPSEEKGLETRPEADNLVGIYAALAGVSKQEVLTQFGGGQFSSFKNALVDVCVAKLAPIASEMKKLVADPGHVDSILVDGANRARGIADETMRLTKDIVGFIRPR
- the murJ gene encoding murein biosynthesis integral membrane protein MurJ, translating into MFRSFLTVSSGTLASRLLGFVRDSVIAALLGAGPVADAFLAAFQLVNVVRRLLAEGGLNAALVPAWLKTRDADGAAAATAFAGRVLGTVSAAVIAAALVIGVLMPLVIAAIAPGFVGRDTLHFAVDDARLMLPYLAFAGPVTVMMALLNAQGRFALTAFSPLLFNIALIAVMAALLARQQQPVQAALVMAATIGVAGLLQLSMLALRGAKLAAPLRVSFDPEMRGFLGRAVPGMVASSAPQWLIVAGAVIASTSPSAVSWLYFANRLLELPLGIVGVAMGTVLIPEMTRAVGSGEPAAIAHAESRGLELAVGLALPATLGLMVLSEPIVRMLFEHGAFTGQDTAATAQALIWLTLALPAHVLVKALSPAFFAREDTLTPLFAMLKAVVVAIAAAFLLGHMFGASGIAAGVALGAWSNALALIRKGAATFGFSIDAEARRRLPRILAAALAMGALLWLAAGALPAAGSHGFVQAASLLVLIAAGIASYGLLLQLFGVTGWREAVNAVRQRRPA
- a CDS encoding NifU family protein, with product MFIQTEATPNPATLKFIPGRTVLDSGTMEFSSPESAARSPLAERLFAVSGVTGVFYGADFVTVTKADGDWQHLKPAILGAIMEHYMSGAPLLADGTAGSDDARDEEDEFFDEADAETVEQIKDLIETRVRPAVANDGGDITFRGFKDGIVYLNMKGSCAGCPSSTATLQHGIQNLLRHFVPDVQEVRPM
- a CDS encoding universal stress protein, which translates into the protein MTAQRRSYETGHKPKCLVIVDDTAEWDRAVYYASRWAIRVGGGVLMLRVIETEDQNQQWLGVADIMRAEAEEAANEALDRAAGRANGIAAITPERVIREGDPTEQILDVIDKDVDIAMLVLAANPGAEGPGPIITTMAKTMGAFPIPVTIVPGGLTDAEIDALS